In Arthrobacter sp. SLBN-83, one DNA window encodes the following:
- the mgrA gene encoding L-glyceraldehyde 3-phosphate reductase: protein MTYIAADNRYESMPYRRVGRSGLKLPAISLGLWHNFGDDKRFEEQRDILRRAFDLGVNHFDLANNYGPPDGSAETNFGRHLKDDFKPYRDELVISTKAGYYMWPGPYGEWGSRKYLISSLDQSLQRMGLDYVDIFYSHRPDPETPMEETMGALDYAVRSGKALYAGISSYTPEQTLDAARILKELGTPLLIHQPSYSMLNRWTEDGSPNLYEVLDQVGAGSIAFSPLAQGMLTDRYLHGIPADSRAAKARFLSEESITEEKLDRVRGLRKIAEGRGQTLAQMAIAWILRDQPKGSPVTSALIGASSVRQLEDSLSAINNLGFSDDELTAIDEFAVESDINLWKQNA from the coding sequence ATGACTTACATTGCAGCGGACAACCGCTACGAATCCATGCCCTACCGCCGGGTGGGCCGCAGCGGCCTCAAGCTCCCGGCCATCTCCCTGGGCCTGTGGCACAACTTCGGCGACGACAAGCGCTTCGAGGAACAGCGCGACATCCTCCGCCGTGCCTTCGACCTCGGGGTGAACCACTTCGACCTCGCCAACAACTACGGGCCGCCGGACGGGTCCGCGGAAACGAACTTTGGCCGGCACCTCAAGGACGACTTCAAGCCGTACCGGGATGAACTGGTGATCTCCACCAAGGCCGGCTACTACATGTGGCCCGGTCCGTACGGCGAATGGGGATCCCGCAAATACCTAATCTCCAGCCTGGACCAGTCGCTGCAGCGCATGGGCCTGGACTACGTGGACATCTTCTACAGCCACCGGCCCGATCCCGAAACACCCATGGAGGAAACCATGGGCGCCCTGGACTACGCCGTCCGCTCCGGCAAGGCCCTGTACGCCGGCATCTCCTCCTATACCCCGGAGCAGACCCTCGATGCCGCCCGGATCCTCAAGGAACTCGGCACGCCGCTGCTGATCCACCAGCCCAGCTACTCCATGCTCAACCGCTGGACCGAAGACGGATCACCCAACCTGTACGAGGTGCTGGACCAGGTCGGGGCCGGATCCATCGCCTTCTCGCCCCTGGCACAGGGAATGCTCACGGACCGCTACCTCCACGGCATTCCCGCCGACTCGCGTGCCGCCAAGGCCCGCTTCCTCTCCGAAGAGTCCATCACCGAGGAGAAACTGGACCGGGTCCGCGGGCTGCGGAAGATCGCCGAAGGCCGCGGACAGACACTGGCCCAGATGGCCATCGCCTGGATCCTGCGTGACCAGCCCAAGGGCTCGCCCGTCACGTCCGCCTTGATCGGCGCCTCCAGCGTCCGGCAGTTGGAGGACAGCCTGTCCGCCATCAACAACCTCGGCTTCTCTGATGACGAACTGACAGCAATCGACGAATTCGCAGTGGAGTCGGACATTAACCTCTGGAAGCAGAACGCCTGA
- the treZ gene encoding malto-oligosyltrehalose trehalohydrolase, whose protein sequence is MTLVNVGPERFDVWAPDVSSVVLLADGRQYPMQKKETAPGSEGWWTAPDAPADGDVDYGYLLDGDTTPVPDPRSRRLPAGVHEQSRTYDPAAYAWKDAGWRGKDLQGAVIYELHVGTFTPEGTLDAAAEKLGYLVDLGIDFIELLPVNGFNGTHNWGYDGVQWYTVHEGYGGPAAYQRFVDVAHAAGLGVIQDVVYNHLGPSGNYLPKFGPYLKQGDANTWGDSVNLDGPGSDVVREYILDNAALWLRDYHVDGLRLDAVHALRDERAVHILEELGALGDAVSAETGLPKTLIAESDLNNPRLIYPRDVNGYGLEGQWSDDFHHAVHVSVSGETTGYYSDFESLAVLAKVLKDGFLHDGSYSSFRGRHHGRPINASLVHPAALVVCNQNHDQIGNRATGDRLSQSLSYGQLAVAAVLTLTSPFTPMLFMGEEYGASTPWQFFTSHPEPELGKATAEGRIKEFERMGWDPAVVPDPQDPETFKRSKLDWSEAATGDHARLLELYKSLTALRRQHPDLAGLGFGETEVSFDDDAGWLRFRRGSVEVLVNLTDAKVRLDDAAGDLLLATDEGSALDGGSLALAPWSAAILKS, encoded by the coding sequence ATGACCCTGGTCAACGTTGGACCCGAACGCTTCGATGTGTGGGCGCCGGACGTTTCGTCGGTGGTGTTGTTGGCCGACGGCCGGCAATACCCCATGCAGAAGAAGGAAACGGCGCCCGGCTCCGAAGGATGGTGGACGGCGCCCGACGCCCCTGCGGACGGCGACGTGGACTACGGCTATCTGCTGGACGGGGACACCACCCCCGTCCCGGACCCCCGCTCCCGCCGGCTGCCCGCCGGCGTCCACGAGCAGTCCAGGACCTACGACCCCGCGGCCTACGCGTGGAAGGATGCCGGGTGGCGCGGCAAGGACCTGCAGGGAGCCGTCATCTACGAGCTCCACGTGGGCACCTTCACGCCCGAAGGAACCCTCGACGCAGCGGCGGAGAAGCTGGGCTACCTGGTGGACCTGGGCATCGACTTCATCGAGCTGCTGCCGGTCAATGGCTTTAACGGCACCCACAACTGGGGCTACGACGGCGTCCAGTGGTACACCGTGCATGAAGGCTATGGCGGGCCTGCTGCGTACCAGCGGTTTGTCGACGTCGCCCACGCCGCAGGACTCGGCGTCATCCAGGACGTGGTGTACAACCACCTGGGTCCCAGCGGGAACTACCTCCCCAAGTTCGGCCCGTACCTGAAACAGGGCGACGCCAACACCTGGGGCGATTCGGTGAACCTGGACGGACCCGGCTCCGACGTGGTGCGGGAATACATCCTGGACAACGCCGCCCTGTGGCTGCGCGACTACCACGTGGACGGGCTCCGGCTCGATGCCGTGCACGCGCTGCGGGACGAGCGGGCCGTGCACATCCTGGAGGAGCTGGGGGCCCTGGGCGACGCCGTTTCGGCTGAGACCGGGCTGCCCAAGACCCTCATCGCGGAATCGGACCTTAACAACCCGCGCCTGATCTACCCCCGGGACGTCAACGGGTACGGGCTGGAAGGGCAGTGGAGCGACGATTTCCACCATGCGGTGCACGTCAGCGTCAGCGGCGAAACGACGGGCTACTACTCGGATTTCGAGTCCCTCGCTGTACTGGCCAAGGTGTTGAAGGACGGGTTCCTGCACGACGGCAGCTACTCGAGCTTCCGCGGCCGGCACCACGGCCGGCCCATCAACGCCTCGTTGGTGCACCCGGCTGCACTGGTGGTGTGCAACCAGAACCACGACCAGATCGGCAACCGGGCCACGGGGGACAGGCTCTCGCAGTCGCTGTCCTACGGGCAGCTGGCCGTGGCCGCGGTGCTCACGCTGACCTCACCGTTCACCCCAATGCTGTTTATGGGTGAGGAATACGGAGCCTCCACGCCGTGGCAGTTCTTCACCTCGCACCCTGAACCGGAGCTCGGAAAGGCCACCGCGGAAGGGCGCATCAAGGAATTCGAGCGCATGGGGTGGGATCCCGCCGTCGTGCCTGATCCGCAGGACCCGGAAACTTTCAAGCGGTCCAAGCTGGACTGGTCGGAGGCCGCCACGGGTGACCATGCGCGGCTGCTGGAGCTGTACAAGTCGCTGACGGCGCTGCGGCGCCAGCATCCGGACCTGGCGGGTCTCGGCTTTGGCGAGACGGAGGTTTCGTTCGACGACGACGCCGGCTGGCTGCGCTTCCGGCGCGGCTCCGTTGAGGTGCTGGTGAACCTCACGGACGCCAAGGTCCGGCTGGACGATGCGGCCGGCGACCTCCTTTTGGCCACGGACGAGGGGAGCGCCCTGGACGGCGGGTCCCTCGCCCTGGCGCCGTGGAGTGCGGCGATCCTCAAGTCCTGA